In the Roseibium sp. HPY-6 genome, one interval contains:
- a CDS encoding non-heme iron oxygenase ferredoxin subunit, translating to MTTWIDACATGDIDKEDLIAWTHNGKRLAIYNTEEGFFATDLMCTHEDESLEEGLVIDCVIECPLHGGRFDIKTGRALSAPVNTDLTTYPVKVKNGRVLVLLAE from the coding sequence ATGACCACCTGGATCGACGCCTGTGCCACCGGTGATATAGACAAGGAAGATCTGATCGCTTGGACCCACAACGGAAAGCGGCTCGCGATCTACAACACGGAAGAGGGTTTCTTCGCAACGGACCTGATGTGCACGCATGAGGACGAAAGCCTCGAAGAAGGGCTTGTGATCGACTGTGTCATCGAATGCCCATTGCATGGCGGCCGCTTCGACATCAAAACCGGCAGGGCATTGTCCGCTCCGGTCAACACCGATCTGACGACCTATCCGGTCAAGGTGAAAAACGGACGCGTGCTTGTTCTCCTGGCAGAGTGA
- the hemC gene encoding hydroxymethylbilane synthase, which yields MQPNPLRIGTRGSALALAQAHETRDRLMAAHGLADEAFEIVVIKTSGDRIQDRPLSEVGGKGLFTKEIEEALLDKRIDIAVHSSKDMPTHLPDGLALTAFLPREDVRDAFLSPKATSLNDLPEGAVIGSSSLRRQAMIKRIRPDIDVVMYRGNLQTRLRKLAEGEVDATLLAAAGLNRLGLEQEITSLLDTNDFLPAVGQGAICIESRENDAATLSMLAAIHDPDTQIRLDAERAFLAVLDGSCRTPIGGLATLDGGRLHFKGIVLKPDGSEAHEAEETGAVEDAVKIGVSVGEALKERMGPSFLAET from the coding sequence TTGCAACCAAATCCTTTGCGCATCGGAACCAGGGGCAGCGCACTTGCGTTGGCGCAAGCTCACGAAACCCGCGATCGCTTGATGGCGGCGCATGGCCTTGCCGATGAGGCGTTTGAAATTGTCGTCATCAAGACATCTGGTGATCGCATTCAGGACCGGCCTTTGTCGGAAGTTGGCGGGAAAGGATTGTTCACCAAGGAAATCGAAGAAGCGCTGCTCGACAAGCGGATCGACATTGCCGTTCACTCCTCAAAGGACATGCCGACGCATTTGCCCGACGGGCTTGCGCTGACAGCGTTTCTGCCACGCGAGGATGTTCGCGACGCGTTTTTGTCACCCAAGGCAACATCTCTCAACGACCTGCCCGAGGGGGCCGTCATCGGCTCCAGTTCCCTGCGCCGCCAGGCCATGATCAAGCGGATCAGGCCGGATATTGATGTGGTCATGTATCGCGGCAATCTGCAGACAAGGCTTCGCAAGCTGGCCGAAGGAGAAGTCGATGCGACGCTGCTGGCCGCTGCGGGGCTCAACCGGCTGGGTCTAGAGCAGGAGATCACGAGTCTCCTTGACACGAACGACTTTCTTCCAGCCGTCGGACAGGGTGCAATTTGCATCGAGAGCCGTGAGAACGATGCGGCGACCCTTTCCATGCTGGCGGCAATCCATGACCCGGATACGCAGATCCGCCTCGACGCCGAACGTGCGTTTCTTGCGGTTCTGGACGGCTCTTGCAGAACGCCCATCGGCGGGCTGGCGACGCTGGATGGCGGCCGGCTTCACTTCAAGGGGATCGTTTTGAAGCCGGACGGCAGCGAAGCGCATGAGGCGGAAGAAACCGGCGCGGTCGAAGATGCGGTCAAGATCGGTGTTTCGGTTGGTGAGGCCCTGAAAGAGCGCATGGGACCGTCCTTTCTTGCAGAAACCTGA
- a CDS encoding NAD(P)H-dependent glycerol-3-phosphate dehydrogenase has protein sequence MGAIKTVGIVGGGAWGTALALTAARAGRNVRLWARDADTVSNIRARRQNLKYLPGITFDEDLNATTSLEDVAEADAILLVTPAQTTRAILAGLKKTGAVRGPVVLCAKGIEQTSGKLLSRVLSEELPGVEPGVLSGPSFADDVARGLPTAVTVAANSAKTALSLCEALQSACFRPYASIDILGAQIGGSLKNVLAIACGAVVGRKLGASAQAALTARGFAELTRLGTAMGAQGETLTGLSGLGDLVLTCSSVQSRNFSFGLRLGEGFKASELIAAGGKLAEGAYSARVAVKLAQKHEIDVPICETVARMIDEDLSIDDALNTLMARPLKSETESL, from the coding sequence ATGGGCGCCATTAAGACGGTCGGCATTGTCGGGGGCGGGGCCTGGGGAACAGCGCTGGCGCTGACGGCCGCCCGTGCAGGACGAAATGTCAGACTGTGGGCGCGCGATGCGGATACCGTCTCCAACATCCGCGCAAGACGGCAGAACCTTAAGTACCTGCCCGGGATTACTTTCGATGAGGACCTGAACGCGACAACTTCCCTTGAGGATGTTGCGGAGGCGGACGCGATTCTGCTGGTGACGCCTGCACAGACGACACGCGCTATCCTGGCTGGACTGAAAAAGACCGGCGCTGTGCGCGGTCCTGTGGTTTTGTGCGCAAAGGGGATTGAGCAGACCTCAGGCAAGCTCCTGTCGCGGGTGCTGAGCGAAGAACTTCCGGGCGTTGAACCGGGCGTGCTTTCCGGTCCGAGTTTTGCCGACGACGTTGCCCGTGGCCTTCCAACGGCAGTCACCGTTGCGGCAAATTCAGCAAAAACTGCGCTCAGCCTGTGCGAGGCACTTCAGTCCGCGTGCTTTCGGCCCTATGCGTCCATTGACATTCTCGGGGCGCAGATCGGTGGGTCGCTTAAGAATGTGCTCGCGATCGCCTGCGGTGCCGTTGTCGGGAGAAAACTGGGGGCCAGCGCCCAGGCCGCCCTGACAGCGCGCGGGTTCGCAGAACTCACCCGTCTTGGCACCGCCATGGGGGCACAGGGCGAAACACTGACCGGCCTTTCGGGCCTTGGCGACCTCGTCCTGACCTGCTCCTCGGTTCAGTCGAGGAATTTCTCATTCGGCTTGCGTCTCGGGGAAGGTTTCAAGGCCTCGGAACTGATCGCGGCCGGGGGCAAGCTGGCGGAAGGCGCCTATTCGGCAAGGGTTGCCGTCAAACTGGCCCAAAAACACGAGATTGATGTCCCGATCTGCGAAACGGTCGCCCGAATGATCGATGAAGATCTTTCAATCGATGACGCTCTCAACACTTTGATGGCGCGTCCGTTGAAGTCGGAAACGGAAAGCCTTTGA
- a CDS encoding uroporphyrinogen-III synthase: MRFLVTRPQPECSRTADRIRAKGYDADEAPMLVFCPKPPEKFDLSNVSALAVTSRRAIDVIADHAQAEDFRQFPVFTVGDTTAAASKSAGFGTIFSAGGDVASLAKLIVSKHMQIGTGTVLYPAAQDRSGDLEEVLAQANIECRTVPVYKMNEAVDFPGRVEERLRAGSYDGVLIYSKRTAATLMHLLGQRGLDHIISNLRIYAISQQAAEPLSDYMKVEVAEDPCENALLELALGEC, from the coding sequence ATGCGTTTTCTTGTCACACGGCCGCAACCTGAATGCAGTCGAACGGCCGACAGGATCCGGGCGAAGGGCTATGACGCCGATGAAGCGCCGATGCTGGTCTTTTGCCCGAAGCCACCGGAGAAATTTGATCTTAGCAATGTATCGGCGCTCGCGGTCACGAGCCGACGGGCGATTGATGTGATCGCAGACCACGCTCAGGCTGAGGATTTCAGGCAGTTCCCTGTTTTTACCGTCGGGGATACAACTGCGGCGGCAAGCAAGAGCGCCGGGTTCGGCACTATCTTTTCAGCTGGTGGTGATGTCGCATCGCTTGCAAAACTGATTGTCAGCAAGCACATGCAGATTGGTACAGGCACGGTGCTCTACCCTGCGGCACAGGATCGAAGTGGTGACCTGGAGGAGGTGTTGGCGCAGGCAAACATCGAATGCCGGACTGTTCCGGTCTACAAGATGAATGAAGCTGTAGACTTTCCCGGTCGTGTTGAGGAACGGCTTCGAGCCGGGTCTTATGACGGCGTACTGATCTATTCGAAACGAACGGCAGCAACACTGATGCATTTGCTTGGGCAGCGCGGTCTGGATCACATTATCTCCAATTTGCGGATTTACGCGATTTCGCAGCAGGCGGCTGAACCGCTTTCCGACTACATGAAGGTGGAAGTTGCTGAAGACCCTTGTGAAAATGCGCTACTGGAACTGGCCTTAGGAGAGTGTTAA
- a CDS encoding universal stress protein, with translation MHKILIPVDGSIHSMKALRIASDLAAKYQGRLYICHVLLRGKDANDLMALDISSQFDKPLHQILNKAISANLGPAPDKILHKIGQIILDHFAEKASSHGIAFETMDILDGKPADEILKVLEEIEAGTIVMGTRGVTHSESSTFGSVSQEIFNRANCTCISVK, from the coding sequence ATGCACAAGATCCTGATACCCGTAGACGGTTCCATCCACTCGATGAAAGCACTGAGGATCGCTTCGGATTTGGCCGCCAAGTATCAGGGCCGCCTTTATATTTGTCATGTTCTGCTTAGGGGAAAGGATGCCAACGACCTGATGGCATTGGATATTTCCAGCCAGTTCGACAAGCCGTTGCACCAGATCCTGAACAAGGCGATCTCGGCAAATCTTGGACCGGCTCCAGACAAGATACTGCACAAGATCGGCCAGATAATCCTCGATCACTTCGCCGAAAAGGCATCAAGCCATGGCATCGCGTTTGAAACCATGGACATCCTGGACGGGAAACCGGCGGACGAGATCCTCAAAGTGCTGGAAGAAATCGAAGCAGGCACAATCGTCATGGGCACCCGCGGGGTAACGCATTCGGAAAGCTCGACATTCGGCAGCGTCTCCCAGGAGATCTTCAACCGCGCCAACTGCACCTGCATTTCCGTGAAATAA
- a CDS encoding heme biosynthesis HemY N-terminal domain-containing protein produces MIRVFFFFLLLFLLALGFAWMADLPGTISVSWNGYVWEQPPVIVALVVGILLAVFLFAVWVVRVILKSPQIANRFFKRRRKDKGYEALSHGLIALGTGNAKLARRYGLDADRLLAEEPAAKLLLAQTAQLAGKDDEARQRFEAMLDDPETKALGLHGLFVEAERQREPVAARHYAEEAAKTSPGLEWAGKAVLGYQAVAHHWDEALKTLERNYAAKLLDKKAYRRQRAVILTALAQKLEGGEPERAYSLAKEAHGLALDLVPAAVLTSRLATRRGDIRKAAKVLEATWRLSPHPELAETYAHVRTGDSAVDRLKRVKSLSAQRANTPEGAIAVARAALEAREFQDARTHLKKLLQSEPTRGAFLLMAELEEAEHGDKGRMRDWLSRAVKAPQDKAWIADGIVSAEWQPVSPVTGKLDAFQWSIPTSGLDEQGELVEDSLFEAPVLPAAVPSAASEEPAPAEPSADAVADEPKTVDLKAEPVKAETKPAPTASSDAMPAGTAPAKDTSSKHGFEGTTDDVRFSPALSDLPDGAPKATSPEPAKDVAKTDTAKAAETDKQAAADDKKADAKTDSSETESGEGTEPKKEGSEPEASGGELSEEKAGDKKAENGKAEAVDDSDGPIQFPLKRMPDDPGTDDDEKEKSAKASRPRFFN; encoded by the coding sequence ATGATCCGCGTCTTTTTCTTCTTTTTGCTGCTGTTCCTGCTGGCATTGGGCTTTGCCTGGATGGCGGACCTGCCGGGCACGATATCCGTGAGCTGGAACGGGTATGTTTGGGAACAGCCGCCGGTGATTGTCGCGCTGGTGGTTGGCATATTGCTGGCAGTGTTCCTGTTCGCAGTGTGGGTGGTTCGCGTGATTTTGAAATCACCACAGATCGCCAATCGTTTCTTCAAGCGCCGCCGCAAGGATAAAGGTTATGAGGCTCTGTCCCACGGACTGATCGCGCTTGGAACGGGAAATGCGAAACTGGCACGGCGCTATGGTCTGGATGCTGACCGGCTGCTGGCCGAGGAACCTGCCGCCAAACTTCTCCTGGCGCAGACCGCACAGCTCGCTGGCAAGGATGATGAGGCCCGTCAGCGGTTCGAAGCCATGCTGGACGACCCGGAAACCAAAGCGCTCGGGTTGCACGGTCTCTTCGTTGAGGCGGAGCGCCAAAGGGAGCCTGTTGCCGCAAGACACTATGCTGAAGAGGCTGCCAAAACATCGCCCGGGCTCGAATGGGCCGGCAAGGCGGTTCTCGGCTACCAGGCAGTTGCGCACCATTGGGACGAAGCCCTCAAGACGCTGGAGCGCAATTATGCTGCCAAACTTCTGGACAAAAAGGCCTATCGTCGGCAGCGCGCCGTAATTTTGACTGCCCTTGCCCAAAAGCTTGAGGGCGGCGAACCGGAACGCGCCTATTCGCTGGCCAAGGAAGCGCATGGACTGGCGCTCGACCTTGTTCCGGCCGCCGTTTTGACGTCGCGTCTTGCAACGCGTAGAGGCGATATCCGAAAGGCGGCAAAGGTTCTCGAGGCAACCTGGCGGCTTTCTCCTCACCCGGAGCTTGCCGAAACCTACGCACATGTTCGCACGGGAGATTCTGCTGTCGACCGGCTGAAACGCGTCAAATCCTTGTCAGCGCAGCGCGCCAATACGCCTGAGGGAGCAATCGCTGTTGCCCGGGCCGCGCTCGAGGCGCGCGAATTCCAGGACGCGCGCACGCACCTGAAAAAGCTGTTGCAGTCCGAGCCGACACGCGGTGCATTCCTGCTGATGGCCGAGCTTGAAGAAGCCGAGCACGGCGACAAAGGCCGCATGCGCGATTGGCTGTCCAGGGCGGTGAAAGCGCCCCAGGACAAGGCCTGGATTGCAGACGGCATCGTGTCAGCGGAATGGCAACCCGTGTCACCCGTGACTGGAAAACTGGATGCGTTCCAGTGGAGCATTCCGACCTCTGGTTTGGACGAGCAGGGAGAACTTGTCGAAGACAGCCTGTTCGAGGCACCGGTCCTGCCCGCCGCGGTTCCATCTGCGGCATCCGAAGAGCCCGCACCCGCAGAGCCGTCTGCCGACGCGGTTGCAGACGAGCCGAAGACTGTTGACCTGAAAGCCGAACCAGTCAAAGCCGAGACCAAGCCGGCTCCAACAGCCTCAAGCGATGCAATGCCGGCCGGCACTGCGCCCGCAAAGGACACGAGCTCAAAGCACGGCTTTGAGGGAACAACGGATGACGTGCGCTTCAGTCCCGCTTTGAGCGATCTTCCTGACGGGGCGCCGAAGGCGACCAGCCCTGAACCCGCGAAGGACGTGGCGAAAACGGATACTGCAAAGGCAGCGGAGACGGACAAACAAGCCGCTGCTGATGACAAAAAGGCAGACGCAAAGACCGATTCTTCCGAGACTGAGAGCGGGGAAGGTACCGAACCGAAGAAGGAAGGATCGGAGCCGGAGGCCTCCGGCGGGGAGCTCTCTGAGGAAAAGGCCGGTGACAAGAAAGCAGAAAACGGCAAGGCCGAAGCCGTTGACGATTCTGACGGACCGATCCAGTTTCCGCTCAAGCGCATGCCGGACGATCCTGGCACGGACGATGATGAGAAAGAAAAGTCCGCAAAGGCCTCTCGCCCACGCTTTTTCAACTGA
- a CDS encoding NUDIX domain-containing protein yields the protein MHVYHKAYVYLTCGTDLLVFSEPDHPHVGLQVPGGTLDPGESYLQAARREFSEETGLSLDIALESFADQDRIFENVPDCLDGLHRRRHFHGHIPEKPAAEWEHFETSPSAGGPPIRFHLFWIDLFAVDAPAETRFFQGFGAQLETLRTRVERQINGRH from the coding sequence ATGCACGTCTATCATAAGGCTTACGTTTACCTGACCTGCGGCACGGATCTCCTGGTGTTTTCAGAACCCGATCATCCGCATGTTGGCTTGCAGGTACCCGGCGGTACGCTGGATCCTGGTGAAAGCTATCTGCAGGCAGCTCGGCGCGAGTTTTCCGAAGAAACCGGACTTTCATTGGATATCGCGCTCGAATCGTTCGCGGACCAGGACAGGATCTTTGAAAATGTGCCCGATTGTCTCGATGGATTGCATCGGCGGCGGCATTTTCACGGACACATCCCGGAAAAACCGGCCGCGGAATGGGAACATTTCGAAACTTCACCCAGCGCAGGTGGTCCGCCAATCCGGTTCCATCTGTTCTGGATCGATTTGTTCGCAGTCGATGCTCCCGCCGAGACCCGCTTTTTTCAAGGGTTTGGAGCACAGCTTGAAACATTACGGACGCGCGTGGAAAGGCAGATCAATGGGCGCCATTAA
- the tsaD gene encoding tRNA (adenosine(37)-N6)-threonylcarbamoyltransferase complex transferase subunit TsaD: MTVLGIETSCDETAAAVVCGPGERKILSNTIRAQIDEHAEFGGVVPEIAARAHIEILDRIVAEAMKEADCAWEDIDAVAATAGPGLIGGVIVGFMTAKAIAMAAGKPLIGVNHLEGHALTARLTDDLSFPFLLLLVSGGHSQFLLVRGVGDYERLGTTIDDAIGEAFDKTAKLLGLPYPGGPQVEKMAQKGDVQRFKLPRPFLDRPGLDMSFAGLKTALRTQAKKLEPVDEQTVADLCAAFQRAVSDVLSARTKSALQLFRERHPQAEPVIVVAGGVAANQEIRAALTGAAKEAGARFVAPPMRLCTDNAAMIAWAGIERLQLGPVDDMNVSPRPRWPLDPERAGILGAGKKGAKA; encoded by the coding sequence CTGACCGTACTCGGCATTGAAACAAGCTGCGATGAGACGGCGGCGGCGGTCGTGTGCGGACCCGGCGAGCGGAAGATTCTGTCCAACACCATTCGCGCGCAAATCGACGAGCATGCTGAATTCGGAGGTGTGGTTCCGGAAATCGCCGCCCGTGCGCATATCGAGATCCTGGATAGAATTGTCGCCGAGGCGATGAAAGAGGCTGATTGCGCGTGGGAAGACATCGATGCGGTCGCAGCAACGGCCGGGCCGGGGTTGATCGGTGGCGTCATTGTCGGTTTCATGACCGCGAAAGCAATCGCCATGGCAGCGGGCAAGCCCTTGATCGGCGTGAACCATCTGGAGGGCCATGCGCTCACGGCCCGCTTGACCGACGATCTGAGCTTTCCGTTCCTTCTGCTTTTGGTCTCCGGGGGGCACAGTCAGTTTCTGCTTGTGCGCGGCGTTGGCGACTATGAACGCCTCGGCACGACGATCGACGATGCCATAGGCGAGGCGTTCGACAAGACCGCGAAGCTGCTGGGCCTGCCCTATCCCGGCGGGCCTCAAGTGGAAAAGATGGCGCAGAAAGGCGATGTTCAACGTTTCAAGCTGCCGCGGCCGTTCCTTGATCGGCCGGGCCTCGACATGTCATTTGCCGGTTTGAAAACGGCGCTTCGAACCCAGGCCAAAAAACTGGAACCGGTGGACGAACAGACCGTCGCAGACCTGTGCGCCGCTTTTCAGCGCGCGGTTTCCGATGTGCTGTCCGCCCGCACAAAATCAGCGCTCCAGCTCTTCCGGGAAAGGCATCCGCAAGCAGAACCCGTTATCGTCGTCGCTGGCGGGGTCGCGGCTAACCAGGAAATCCGTGCTGCACTGACCGGTGCTGCAAAGGAGGCAGGTGCGCGGTTTGTCGCGCCGCCAATGCGGCTTTGCACAGACAACGCCGCCATGATTGCCTGGGCCGGCATTGAACGCCTGCAGCTGGGCCCGGTAGACGACATGAACGTTTCCCCGCGCCCGCGCTGGCCCCTGGACCCGGAACGGGCGGGGATTCTCGGAGCTGGAAAAAAGGGCGCGAAGGCCTGA
- a CDS encoding YciI-like protein, protein MLYALICTDKPGALQTRLDNRNDHIAFLKSLGNGLKAAGPFLDDDGNMTGSLVVIEAANRDEALAISQEDPYAKADLFESVEIRPWNWVIKNPEVA, encoded by the coding sequence ATGCTCTATGCCTTGATCTGCACCGACAAGCCCGGTGCACTACAAACGCGACTCGACAATCGCAACGACCATATCGCGTTTCTGAAGAGCCTCGGCAACGGGCTCAAGGCTGCCGGACCGTTCCTGGACGACGACGGCAACATGACGGGATCGCTGGTCGTCATCGAGGCAGCGAACCGGGACGAGGCGCTTGCCATCTCTCAGGAAGATCCCTACGCCAAGGCTGATCTGTTCGAAAGCGTCGAGATTCGCCCTTGGAACTGGGTGATCAAGAACCCGGAGGTTGCTTAA